Proteins encoded within one genomic window of Citricoccus muralis:
- the dnaE gene encoding DNA polymerase III subunit alpha produces MTMNETEANADGGFVHLHTHTEYSMLDGAAKLKDLFAEANRLGQKSIAITDHGYLFGAFDFWKQATDAGIKPIIGVEAYLTPGHQHRSDNTRIRWGEKDQRGDDVSGGGAITHMTLLSKNNTGMHNLFKAGSIASLDSAYAKWPRIDRELLSEYSEGLIGTTGCPSGEVQTRLRLGQYDEAVKAAAEFKDIFGAGNFYCELMQHGLDLEKRVIDDLLRLAKDLDLPLVASNDLHYTHEHDSKAHEALLAIQSGSKLNEPTYDQGGSRFAFSGTEYYLKSARQMRELFKELPEACDNTLLIAEQCEVSFNTEANYMPRFPTPEGEDETSWLIKEVASGLAYRYPNGVPADVRKQADYELDVIISMGFPGYFLVVADFINWAKDHDIRVGPGRGSGAGSMVAYALRITELDPLKHGLIFERFLNPDRVSMPDFDVDFDDRRRSEVIDYVTEKYGDERVSMIVTYGTIKTKQALKDSARVMDQPFSMGEQLTKALPPAVMAKDIPLKDIEDPEAPRYGEAGEFRELIKSDPVAAEVFETAKGIEGLKRQWGVHAAGVIMSSEPIIDVIPIMRRLQDGQVITQFDYPTAEGLGLIKMDFLGLRNLTIISDAIANIKLNKDFDLDLEHLGLEDEESYKLLARGDTLGVFQLDGGPMRSLLKMMRPDNFEDISATIALYRPGPMGANSHTNYALRKNNQQEITPIHAELEEPLREILDTTYGLIVYQEQVMAIAQKVAGYSLGQADILRRAMGKKKKSELDKQYAAFHQGMLDRGYSEAAVKALWDILLPFSDYAFNKAHSAAYGLVSYWTAYLKAHYPAEYMAALLTSVGDDKDKLAMYLNECRRMGITVLPPDVNESALNFTPVGQDIRFGMGAVRNVGANVVNGMVSAREEKGAYTSFQDFFKKVPVVVCNKRTIESMIKAGGFDSLGYPRRALLSIHEEAVDATVSQKRQEANNQFDFFSLLEDDSAESDMGLGITVPELPEWDKKTKLSFEREMLGLYVSDHPLQGTEGILSQHADHSVTSVLSEDGPADGSSVTIAGLITTLERRIAKASGNAYARCEIEDLAGSMDVMFFGQVYAPIATLLAEDLVVAVRGRVQRRDDGSVVLSAQELTLIDTTAEGGNGPVQLSMPAFKATEDVISELGSVLKNHSGKTEVRLVLSGSNGLEVMQLGPDYRVTPNPALFGDLKVLLGPSCLE; encoded by the coding sequence ATGACGATGAACGAGACTGAAGCTAACGCGGATGGCGGATTCGTCCACCTTCACACCCACACCGAATACTCGATGCTCGACGGTGCGGCGAAGCTGAAGGACCTCTTCGCAGAAGCGAACCGGCTGGGTCAGAAATCTATCGCCATCACCGACCACGGCTACCTCTTCGGCGCGTTCGACTTCTGGAAGCAAGCCACCGACGCCGGTATCAAGCCGATCATCGGAGTGGAAGCCTACCTCACCCCGGGGCACCAGCACCGTAGCGACAACACCCGTATTCGCTGGGGTGAGAAAGACCAGCGCGGTGACGATGTTTCCGGTGGTGGTGCGATCACCCATATGACGCTGCTGTCGAAGAACAACACCGGCATGCACAATCTCTTCAAGGCCGGCTCGATCGCGTCCCTGGATTCGGCCTACGCCAAGTGGCCTCGTATCGACCGTGAGCTGCTCAGTGAGTACTCCGAGGGCCTGATTGGTACCACGGGTTGCCCCTCGGGCGAGGTGCAGACCCGACTGCGCCTTGGGCAGTACGACGAAGCCGTCAAAGCCGCGGCCGAGTTCAAGGACATCTTCGGCGCCGGGAACTTCTACTGCGAACTCATGCAGCACGGCTTGGACCTGGAGAAGCGCGTCATTGACGACCTGCTCCGCCTGGCCAAGGACCTCGACCTGCCCCTGGTGGCTAGCAACGACCTTCATTACACGCATGAGCACGACTCCAAGGCCCACGAGGCCCTGCTGGCGATTCAGTCGGGTTCCAAGCTCAACGAGCCTACGTATGATCAGGGAGGCTCCCGCTTCGCCTTCAGCGGCACCGAATACTACTTGAAGTCCGCCCGGCAGATGCGTGAGCTGTTCAAGGAGCTTCCGGAAGCCTGCGATAACACCTTGCTGATCGCCGAACAGTGCGAGGTGTCCTTCAACACCGAAGCTAACTACATGCCGCGGTTCCCCACCCCCGAGGGTGAAGACGAGACCTCATGGCTGATCAAAGAGGTCGCCTCCGGCCTGGCCTACCGGTACCCGAACGGTGTGCCAGCGGACGTGCGCAAGCAAGCCGACTACGAACTCGACGTCATCATCTCCATGGGCTTCCCCGGCTACTTTCTCGTGGTGGCCGACTTCATCAACTGGGCTAAGGACCACGATATTCGCGTCGGTCCGGGGCGTGGTTCCGGTGCCGGTTCCATGGTCGCTTACGCCTTGCGTATCACCGAGCTGGATCCGTTGAAACACGGACTGATCTTCGAGCGCTTTCTGAACCCGGACCGTGTGTCCATGCCCGACTTCGATGTCGACTTCGATGATCGTCGCCGCTCGGAAGTCATTGACTACGTGACCGAAAAATACGGCGACGAGCGCGTATCCATGATCGTCACCTACGGCACCATTAAAACCAAACAGGCGCTGAAGGACTCCGCCCGCGTGATGGATCAGCCGTTCTCCATGGGCGAGCAGCTCACCAAGGCGCTGCCGCCCGCCGTGATGGCCAAGGACATCCCGCTGAAGGACATCGAAGATCCAGAGGCGCCCCGCTACGGCGAAGCGGGGGAGTTCCGTGAGCTGATCAAGTCCGACCCGGTGGCAGCCGAAGTCTTCGAAACAGCCAAGGGTATCGAGGGACTAAAGCGCCAGTGGGGCGTGCACGCCGCCGGCGTGATCATGTCCTCCGAACCAATCATCGACGTCATCCCCATCATGCGCCGTCTGCAGGATGGCCAGGTTATTACCCAGTTCGACTACCCCACGGCCGAGGGCCTCGGACTGATCAAGATGGACTTCCTGGGGCTACGAAACCTCACGATCATTTCCGATGCCATCGCCAACATTAAGTTGAACAAGGACTTCGATCTGGACCTGGAGCACCTGGGGCTCGAGGATGAAGAGTCCTACAAGCTGCTGGCTCGTGGTGACACGCTCGGCGTGTTCCAGCTCGATGGTGGACCCATGCGCTCTCTGCTGAAGATGATGCGCCCCGACAACTTCGAAGACATTTCCGCGACGATCGCCCTGTATCGTCCTGGTCCTATGGGTGCGAACTCGCACACCAACTACGCGTTGCGTAAGAACAACCAGCAGGAGATCACTCCGATTCATGCCGAGCTGGAAGAGCCGCTGCGCGAAATTCTCGATACCACCTACGGCCTGATCGTGTACCAGGAGCAGGTCATGGCCATCGCCCAGAAGGTTGCCGGGTACTCGCTCGGCCAGGCAGATATTCTGCGCCGCGCCATGGGTAAGAAGAAGAAATCCGAGCTGGACAAGCAGTACGCCGCCTTCCACCAGGGCATGCTGGACCGGGGCTACTCCGAGGCCGCGGTGAAGGCGCTCTGGGACATCCTGCTACCCTTCTCCGATTACGCGTTCAACAAAGCCCACTCGGCTGCCTATGGGCTGGTGTCCTACTGGACCGCCTATCTGAAGGCTCACTACCCGGCCGAGTACATGGCAGCCCTGCTGACCTCCGTCGGTGACGACAAGGACAAGCTGGCGATGTACCTCAACGAGTGTCGTCGCATGGGCATCACCGTGCTTCCGCCGGACGTCAACGAATCGGCGCTGAACTTCACCCCTGTCGGCCAGGACATCCGTTTCGGCATGGGCGCGGTACGTAATGTCGGCGCCAATGTCGTCAACGGCATGGTCAGCGCCCGCGAGGAAAAGGGCGCCTACACCTCCTTCCAGGACTTCTTCAAAAAGGTGCCGGTGGTGGTATGCAACAAGCGCACCATCGAATCGATGATCAAAGCCGGCGGGTTCGACTCTCTGGGGTATCCGCGCCGTGCCCTGCTATCCATTCACGAAGAGGCGGTGGATGCGACCGTCTCCCAGAAGCGGCAAGAAGCGAACAACCAGTTCGACTTCTTCTCCCTGCTGGAAGACGATTCGGCCGAAAGCGACATGGGCCTGGGCATCACCGTGCCCGAATTGCCGGAATGGGACAAGAAGACCAAGCTCAGTTTCGAGCGCGAGATGCTCGGACTCTACGTCTCCGATCACCCGCTGCAGGGTACCGAGGGAATTCTCTCGCAGCACGCCGACCACAGCGTGACCTCGGTGCTCTCAGAGGACGGGCCCGCCGACGGCTCCAGTGTCACCATCGCCGGTCTGATCACCACCTTGGAGCGCAGGATCGCTAAGGCCTCAGGTAACGCCTACGCGCGCTGTGAGATCGAGGACTTGGCCGGTTCCATGGACGTCATGTTCTTTGGCCAGGTCTATGCGCCCATTGCGACTCTGCTGGCCGAGGACCTGGTCGTCGCCGTGCGCGGGCGTGTGCAACGCCGCGATGATGGATCCGTGGTGCTCTCGGCACAGGAACTGACCCTGATCGATACCACCGCTGAAGGCGGTAACGGACCGGTCCAGCTGTCGATGCCGGCCTTCAAAGCAACCGAGGACGTGATCAGCGAACTCGGTTCGGTGCTGAAGAATCACTCGGGCAAGACCGAAGTCCGGCTAGTGTTGAGCGGATCCAACGGGCTCGAAGTCATGCAGTTGGGACCTGACTACCGAGTCACGCCTAATCCGGCGCTCTTCGGCGATCTGAAGGTGCTCTTGGGCCCGTCCTGTCTCGAATAA
- a CDS encoding RluA family pseudouridine synthase gives MNTETFDVDRPGRADALVAEHLGISRTKAAQWCTLGVVRAGPNSDALEVVGKSTKIALGSRLVIEIPEEPDPLDVKVEIVAGLNVIADEHDYVVVDKPAGVAAHPSPGWSGPTVVGGLAGLGYRISTSGAAERQGIVHRLDVGTSGLMVVATTEHAYTALKNAFRDRTPKKIYHTIVQGLPDPLNGTIDAPIGRHPGHDWKFTVLEGGRDSITHYKTLEAFGPATLVEVTLETGRTHQIRVHFSGMNHPCIGDLTYGADPTQAAELGLTRQWLHAHQLGFEHPGTGEWVEYHSDYQPDLSYALSVLRGERLDS, from the coding sequence ATGAACACTGAGACCTTCGACGTCGATCGCCCGGGACGTGCCGACGCCCTCGTTGCGGAGCACCTCGGGATCTCCCGCACGAAAGCGGCTCAGTGGTGCACCCTGGGCGTCGTCCGGGCGGGACCGAACTCGGATGCTCTTGAGGTCGTCGGAAAGTCAACCAAGATCGCACTAGGGTCGAGGCTCGTCATCGAGATTCCCGAAGAACCCGACCCTCTGGATGTGAAGGTGGAGATCGTGGCCGGACTCAACGTCATTGCCGATGAACATGACTACGTCGTGGTGGACAAGCCTGCCGGGGTAGCAGCACACCCATCGCCGGGCTGGTCTGGTCCCACCGTCGTGGGAGGACTGGCAGGTCTGGGATACCGCATCAGCACCTCCGGGGCCGCAGAGCGCCAAGGGATCGTGCATCGCCTGGATGTGGGCACCTCAGGTCTCATGGTGGTGGCCACCACGGAACACGCTTACACGGCGTTGAAGAACGCTTTCCGTGACCGCACGCCCAAGAAGATTTATCACACCATCGTCCAGGGCCTGCCTGACCCTCTCAACGGGACCATCGACGCCCCCATCGGACGGCATCCGGGCCACGACTGGAAATTCACGGTACTCGAGGGCGGCCGTGACTCCATTACCCATTACAAGACACTGGAGGCGTTTGGCCCGGCCACCCTCGTCGAAGTGACCTTGGAAACCGGGCGCACCCACCAGATCCGGGTCCATTTCTCGGGGATGAATCACCCGTGCATCGGCGACCTGACCTATGGTGCAGATCCCACCCAAGCTGCAGAACTGGGCCTGACCCGGCAGTGGCTTCACGCACATCAGCTGGGCTTCGAGCACCCGGGCACGGGGGAGTGGGTCGAGTACCACAGTGACTACCAACCCGATCTCTCCTACGCCTTGAGCGTGTTGCGCGGCGAGAGATTAGACTCGTAG
- the lspA gene encoding signal peptidase II has product MEDHPRLARSGWLALIPFVIGLAADQITKWIVVDAMTEGEKIAVIPPLLHWHFIRNPGAAFSIGQDYTWIFTILQAVAAVVVTVLLFKVRSKIWAVALGSLLAGVLGNLIDRLFREPGFGMGHVVDFIALPNFAIFNIADSLIVCSMIGIALLVLTGRQLDGSRDTAVTKEPTPHDDSEPVENNNEH; this is encoded by the coding sequence GTGGAGGACCATCCTCGTCTCGCCCGGTCAGGTTGGCTGGCGCTCATTCCGTTTGTTATCGGACTGGCCGCCGATCAGATCACGAAATGGATTGTGGTCGACGCCATGACCGAAGGCGAGAAAATCGCGGTCATTCCTCCATTGTTGCACTGGCACTTCATTCGTAACCCGGGTGCCGCGTTCTCTATTGGCCAGGACTACACCTGGATCTTCACGATCCTGCAGGCTGTGGCTGCCGTGGTGGTCACGGTCCTACTGTTCAAGGTTCGTTCCAAAATCTGGGCCGTGGCGCTCGGATCCTTGCTCGCCGGTGTGCTCGGGAACCTGATCGACCGTCTCTTCCGCGAACCGGGTTTCGGCATGGGTCACGTGGTCGACTTCATAGCCCTGCCGAACTTCGCAATCTTCAATATCGCCGACTCCCTGATCGTCTGCTCGATGATCGGTATCGCCTTGCTGGTGCTCACAGGCCGGCAGCTCGATGGCTCCCGCGACACTGCCGTCACAAAAGAACCCACGCCTCACGACGACTCCGAGCCAGTCGAAAACAACAATGAACACTGA
- a CDS encoding DivIVA domain-containing protein — protein sequence MALTPEDVVNKRFQATKFREGYDQDEVDDFLDEIVVELRRLNQENDELRRKVSELQSGDGADAAVPAPVSADGQSGETAAEEDPTEPEAEEEVVVEETEEVVAETTQPAPVTAAAPAAAPAAEAAHSGDANSAAGVLAMAQRLHDEYVAQGEAKRDQIIAEAKIEADSLVTDAQEKSRKILTELEKKKSVLERQVEELRGFERDYRSRLKSFIEGQLQDLDSQAQIVDQ from the coding sequence ATGGCTCTGACGCCGGAAGATGTAGTCAACAAACGGTTCCAGGCGACCAAGTTCCGTGAAGGCTACGACCAGGATGAAGTCGACGACTTCCTTGACGAGATTGTTGTTGAGCTGCGTCGCCTGAACCAGGAGAACGACGAGCTGCGCCGCAAGGTGTCCGAGCTGCAGTCCGGCGACGGTGCTGACGCTGCGGTTCCGGCTCCGGTGTCTGCCGACGGACAGTCCGGCGAAACGGCCGCCGAAGAAGACCCAACTGAGCCCGAGGCCGAAGAAGAGGTTGTCGTCGAAGAGACCGAAGAGGTCGTCGCCGAGACCACGCAGCCCGCGCCGGTTACCGCCGCCGCTCCTGCAGCCGCTCCGGCCGCCGAAGCCGCTCACAGCGGAGACGCAAACAGTGCCGCTGGCGTTCTCGCCATGGCTCAGCGCCTGCACGACGAATACGTCGCCCAGGGTGAAGCCAAGCGCGATCAGATCATCGCAGAAGCCAAGATCGAGGCCGACAGCCTGGTCACCGACGCTCAGGAAAAGTCCCGCAAGATTCTCACCGAGCTGGAAAAGAAGAAGTCCGTCCTCGAGCGTCAGGTGGAGGAGTTGCGCGGATTCGAGCGGGACTACCGCAGCCGCCTGAAGTCCTTCATCGAAGGACAGCTACAGGACCTGGACTCCCAGGCTCAGATCGTCGATCAGTAA
- a CDS encoding YggT family protein, protein MIFVWATAYLLLMLLQMALLVRIVFDVVQSFARDWAPRGILLLIASAVYSMTDAPLRWLRSKIPPLNLGGVGIDVAFLILFVVVMLAKSIALVLAQSSL, encoded by the coding sequence GTGATTTTTGTATGGGCCACCGCCTATCTGCTGCTGATGCTGCTGCAGATGGCACTGCTCGTACGTATCGTCTTCGACGTCGTGCAGTCTTTCGCCCGTGATTGGGCGCCGCGCGGAATTCTGCTGCTCATTGCTTCGGCCGTTTACTCGATGACCGATGCGCCGTTGCGGTGGTTGCGTTCCAAGATCCCGCCATTGAACTTGGGCGGTGTGGGCATTGACGTGGCTTTCCTCATCCTCTTCGTCGTTGTCATGCTCGCCAAGTCCATTGCCCTGGTTCTGGCACAATCGTCGCTTTGA
- a CDS encoding cell division protein SepF, producing MAGGMKKAMIYLGLADSEEQYEAEQRERETRNEERAESAPEVAPRATVNRPSDRAAARQAAWDGESSSSVELVDTEYRAPVTPIKRAAQAREESKAVHQLTTIHPRSYNDAKRIGESFRNNIPVIMNVTDMSESEAKRLVDFSAGLVFGLRGSIERVTNKVFLLTPADVEVVTEGQNTPSEETSFFNQN from the coding sequence ATGGCTGGTGGAATGAAAAAGGCGATGATCTACTTGGGTCTCGCCGACAGCGAGGAACAGTACGAAGCAGAGCAGCGTGAGCGCGAGACCCGCAATGAAGAGCGTGCGGAGTCGGCTCCCGAAGTAGCTCCGCGCGCCACGGTCAATCGACCTAGCGACCGCGCGGCAGCACGTCAGGCTGCCTGGGACGGTGAATCATCCTCGTCTGTGGAATTGGTTGATACGGAATACCGTGCACCGGTGACCCCCATTAAGCGCGCGGCACAGGCTCGAGAGGAATCCAAGGCAGTGCACCAGCTCACCACGATCCATCCCCGGTCCTACAATGATGCCAAGCGCATTGGCGAGTCCTTCCGGAACAACATTCCGGTCATTATGAACGTGACCGATATGTCAGAGTCTGAAGCCAAGCGCCTCGTGGATTTCTCTGCAGGCCTGGTCTTCGGTTTGCGTGGCTCGATTGAGCGCGTGACCAACAAGGTCTTCTTGCTGACGCCCGCCGATGTCGAGGTCGTTACCGAAGGGCAGAACACCCCTTCGGAAGAGACCTCCTTCTTCAACCAGAACTGA
- a CDS encoding polyphenol oxidase family protein, with protein sequence MTATLLEYHHAGNGVHVGFTSVQTGNLALHLEGQTTDSLEQARTHRADLERALDLSVGSTAFLHQVHSATVVDAEGLGWGEATASQTPPAADAMISRGGGTPLAIMVADCLPVAFVTRDGDTAVAHAGRVGLVSGVLESTLEQLGVDPVHISAWIGPAICGSCYEVPEQMRDDVAGVHSTAASTTSWGTPALNLPRAAETLLTRVGVQVSRSAVCTLEDDRVFSHRRAPGQGRFAGLVWRGDTPA encoded by the coding sequence GTGACCGCCACCCTGCTCGAGTACCACCACGCTGGCAACGGCGTGCACGTGGGATTTACGTCGGTTCAGACCGGCAACTTGGCCCTACACCTGGAGGGCCAGACCACTGACTCACTCGAGCAGGCGCGCACTCATCGCGCGGACTTGGAACGAGCCTTGGACCTCAGTGTCGGATCCACTGCATTTCTGCACCAGGTCCACTCGGCCACTGTCGTGGATGCCGAGGGGCTTGGTTGGGGTGAAGCGACTGCTTCTCAGACTCCGCCCGCGGCCGACGCCATGATCAGTCGGGGAGGCGGCACCCCACTGGCCATCATGGTGGCGGACTGCCTGCCGGTGGCATTTGTGACGCGCGACGGGGACACTGCGGTGGCACATGCCGGCCGAGTCGGCCTCGTCTCCGGGGTACTGGAAAGTACGCTGGAGCAGCTGGGTGTCGACCCGGTGCACATATCGGCGTGGATTGGGCCGGCTATTTGTGGGTCTTGTTATGAGGTCCCGGAGCAGATGCGTGACGACGTTGCCGGTGTGCACTCGACCGCAGCCTCCACCACATCGTGGGGCACCCCCGCCTTGAACCTACCTCGCGCCGCAGAAACACTTCTGACCAGGGTGGGAGTCCAGGTCAGTCGCAGTGCAGTCTGCACCCTAGAAGACGACCGGGTGTTCTCACACCGGAGAGCGCCGGGCCAAGGTCGATTCGCGGGACTGGTCTGGCGCGGCGACACGCCCGCATGA
- the ftsZ gene encoding cell division protein FtsZ yields the protein MASPQNYLAVIKVVGVGGGGVNAVNRMIEVGLRGVEFIAINTDAQALLMSSADVKLDVGRELTRGLGAGADPEVGRQAAEDHVTEIEDALKGADMVFVTAGEGGGTGTGGAPVVARVARSLGALTIGVVTRPFTFEGRRRATSAENGIEALRDEVDTLIVIPNDRLLSVSDRSISVMEAFELADQVLLSGVQGITDLITTAGLINLDFADVKSVMQGAGSALMGIGAAQGEDRAIKATEAAIASPLLEASIDGAHGVLLSIQGGSDLGLFEINEAARMVQEVAHPEANIIFGAVISDNLGDEVRVTVIAAGFDAVDPLNEAPAKSAVAAAPAPSTPAPAQRVDAPAQEATHAAAPAAQDEPTPLPDTVQEPDVATVTETTQSRRQDDLDVPDFLK from the coding sequence GTGGCATCACCCCAAAACTACCTGGCCGTCATCAAGGTCGTCGGCGTCGGCGGCGGCGGCGTGAACGCGGTCAACCGCATGATCGAAGTTGGACTGCGCGGAGTCGAGTTCATCGCGATCAACACTGATGCCCAGGCACTGCTGATGTCGTCGGCGGACGTCAAGCTCGACGTCGGTCGAGAGCTGACCCGCGGCCTCGGCGCTGGAGCTGACCCTGAGGTGGGCCGCCAGGCGGCCGAAGATCACGTCACCGAGATCGAAGACGCTCTCAAGGGCGCCGACATGGTTTTCGTGACCGCAGGTGAAGGCGGCGGCACCGGTACCGGTGGCGCACCCGTTGTCGCACGCGTGGCCCGCTCCCTGGGCGCCCTGACCATCGGTGTTGTCACCCGCCCCTTTACCTTCGAGGGCCGCCGCCGCGCCACCTCGGCCGAGAACGGCATCGAGGCGCTGCGCGACGAGGTCGATACCCTGATCGTCATCCCGAACGACCGCCTGCTCTCGGTCTCCGACCGCTCCATCTCCGTAATGGAAGCCTTCGAACTGGCCGACCAGGTGCTGCTCTCCGGTGTGCAGGGCATCACCGACCTGATCACCACCGCCGGCTTAATCAACCTCGACTTCGCCGACGTGAAGTCGGTGATGCAGGGCGCCGGCTCCGCGCTCATGGGGATCGGCGCCGCGCAGGGCGAAGATCGCGCCATCAAGGCAACCGAAGCCGCTATTGCTTCGCCGTTGCTGGAAGCCTCCATCGACGGCGCCCACGGCGTGCTGCTCTCCATCCAAGGTGGCTCGGACCTCGGCCTGTTCGAGATTAACGAAGCCGCACGCATGGTCCAGGAAGTCGCTCACCCCGAAGCCAACATCATCTTCGGCGCCGTGATCTCCGACAACCTCGGAGACGAAGTGCGCGTGACTGTGATCGCCGCCGGTTTCGACGCCGTTGACCCGTTGAACGAAGCACCGGCCAAGTCCGCCGTGGCAGCCGCTCCCGCGCCGAGCACCCCCGCTCCGGCACAGCGTGTCGACGCCCCGGCGCAGGAAGCCACCCATGCTGCAGCTCCTGCAGCCCAGGATGAGCCGACCCCGCTTCCGGACACCGTTCAGGAGCCTGACGTCGCCACCGTCACCGAAACGACGCAGAGCCGTCGCCAGGACGACCTGGACGTCCCCGACTTCCTGAAGTGA
- a CDS encoding cell division protein FtsQ/DivIB has translation MTHRSDTGTSRRRSEPITATASGLVQPRGPEVVSFPETERERRRRLRRKGYWAGGIVVLLLAVLAAVVYFSPLLAIKHLRIDGTDLLPVTQAQSMLEPVVGQPLPQVGDHTVSELLKQHPAVDSVTTRAEPPDTLVVDVHEHPPVAMAPTEDDADGNSQYVLFNTHGTELTVLSASAAQPYDLPVVSSAEDVTDPELFNTITEVLGGLPEDILKQVRSASGETVDSVVLSLHNGRTVLWGNAEDSEQKAAVLTALLTIEDDPEEPVSEYDVSTPDHPVTR, from the coding sequence ATGACCCATCGCAGCGACACGGGCACGTCCCGTCGGCGCTCAGAGCCGATCACCGCCACCGCTTCCGGCCTGGTCCAACCACGGGGTCCGGAGGTCGTGTCCTTCCCAGAAACCGAGCGCGAACGTCGTCGTCGGCTGCGGCGCAAGGGATATTGGGCCGGTGGCATCGTGGTGTTGCTCTTGGCGGTGCTAGCCGCCGTGGTGTACTTTTCTCCGTTGCTGGCCATCAAACATCTGCGCATTGACGGCACGGACTTGCTGCCCGTCACCCAGGCCCAGTCCATGCTGGAGCCGGTGGTCGGTCAGCCGTTGCCTCAGGTCGGAGACCACACCGTCAGCGAGCTACTGAAACAACACCCCGCCGTGGATTCGGTGACCACGCGTGCCGAACCACCGGACACCCTCGTCGTCGATGTCCACGAACACCCGCCCGTGGCCATGGCACCCACCGAGGACGACGCGGACGGCAACTCGCAATACGTGCTCTTCAACACCCACGGCACCGAATTGACCGTGCTCTCAGCGTCTGCCGCCCAGCCCTACGACCTTCCCGTAGTGTCCTCCGCGGAAGACGTCACCGATCCAGAATTGTTCAACACCATCACCGAGGTCTTGGGCGGATTGCCGGAAGATATCCTGAAGCAAGTTCGCTCGGCTTCGGGTGAAACGGTCGACTCTGTAGTGCTGAGCCTGCATAATGGTCGGACCGTGCTGTGGGGCAACGCCGAAGATTCCGAACAGAAAGCGGCAGTGCTCACCGCACTGCTCACCATCGAAGACGACCCGGAAGAACCCGTCTCGGAATACGACGTCTCCACCCCGGATCACCCCGTCACCCGATGA